In the Populus trichocarpa isolate Nisqually-1 chromosome 1, P.trichocarpa_v4.1, whole genome shotgun sequence genome, one interval contains:
- the LOC7477825 gene encoding uncharacterized protein LOC7477825 yields the protein MITLTTTSLCPSLKPPSLTSPLAKLKPSHFHQHCKTLVKGGKINRGKCRALLSDDTPFAAAIGLCMLSSLLLPNTVTKDEEAESYSGITTTDTRFAVMGVISFIPYFNWLSWVFAWLDTGKRRYAIYSLVYLAPYLRSNMSLSPEESWLPIASIIFGIVHVQLEASIKNGDIHGFQSFSEAAKFLPSLTKKKDVSLREHQEPSKEEKE from the exons ATGATCACACTGACCACCACTTCACTCTGTCCTTCTCTAAAACCTCCTAGCTTAACTTCACCACTCGCCAAGCTAAAACCCTCTCATTTCCATCAACACTGTAAAACCCTcgtcaag GGGGGGAAGATTAACAGGGGAAAATGCAGGGCACTGTTATCAGACGACACCCCGTTTGCTGCGGCTATAGGTTTGTGTATGCTGAGCTCTTTGCTATTGCCAAATACAGTTACCAAGGACGAGGAGGCGGAGAGTTATTCGGGGATTACTACAACTGATACGAGATTTGCTGTTATGGGTGTTATTAGTTTCATTCCTTACTTCAATTGGCTT agttgggTTTTTGCTTGGCTTGATACTGGGAAAAGAAGATATGCTATTTATTCTCTTGTTTACCTGGCTCCTTATttgag ATCAAATATGTCCCTGTCACCTGAAGAGAGCTGGCTGCCTATAGCTAGCATTATTTTCGGCATTGTTCATGTTCAG CTAGAAGCAAGCATAAAAAATGGAGATATTCATGGATTTCAATCATTTAGTGAAGCAGCTAAGTTTCTACCCTCActgacaaaaaagaaagatgtcAGTTTGAGGGAGCATCAGGAACCATCAAAGGAG GAGAAAGAATGA
- the LOC7467044 gene encoding uncharacterized protein LOC7467044 gives MATTTNPIKILSPNSRLLLTKPFCITSPTCPTLFNRATTSLHKPLLVIKCSSNSSEEIGPSNGNNLKDALSGMVDKQVEELLNRQENRVLLDGLEKASQRVEMARRELAEIERQELEAKQLRDYINQLESRASEIAECQQEILEARAMVEEAERSLSLNNDGDALESKEISRDQERLESIKAGFVSALVGTLAGLPISLTQVTSNAQLILPSTITFISCALFGLTFRYAVRRDLDNFQLKTGTAAAFGIVKGLATLAGGQPLELDPESFLSHAFNGAKYVSENLLIFAFAAVSLDFCFKMGLLSPFPMKRSASRTNIE, from the exons ATGGCCACAACAACCAACCCCATTAAAATCCTCTCTCCAAACTCCAGACTCCTCCTCACAAAGCCCTTCTGTATCACATCACCAACATGTCCAACACTCTTCAACAGAGCCACAACTTCACTGCACAAACCTTTACTTGTAATAAAATGCAGCAGCAATAGCTCAGAAGAGATAGGACCAAGTAATGGTAATAATTTGAAGGATGCATTGTCTGGTATGGTGGACAAGCAAGTGGAGGAACTTTTAAACAGACAAGAGAATAGGGTGTTGCTTGACGGGTTAGAGAAGGCATCGCAAAGAGTGGAAATGGCTAGAAGAGAACTTGCTGAGATTGAAAGACAGGAACTTGAGGCTAAACAATTGAGGGATTATATTAACCAGCTTGAAAGTAGAGCTTCTGAG ATTGCAGAATGTCAGCAGGAGATCTTAGAGGCAAGAGCCATGGTTGAAGAAGCAGAACGTTCGCTGTCACTTAATAATGATGGGGATGCTTTAGAAAGCAAGGAGATTAGCAGAGATCAAGAAAGACTGGAGTCCATAAAGGCAGGTTTTGTATCTGCACTTGTCGGCACCCTTGCTGGGCTCCCCATTTCTCTCACTCAAGTGACCAGCAATGCTCAGCTAATACTTCCGTCCACAATCACCTTCATTAGCTGTGCATTATTCGGCTTAACCTTTCGATATGCAGTAAGAAGAGACTTGGACAATTTTCAGCTGAAGACGGGGACAGCTGCAGCTTTTGGCATTGTGAAAG GTCTTGCTACACTAGCTGGAGGACAGCCATTGGAGCTCGATCCTGAAAGCTTCTTGTCGCATGCCTTTAATGGTGCAAAGTATGTATCAGAGAATCTTTTGATCTTTGCTTTTGCTGCTGTTAGTCTGGATTTCTGCTTTAAGATGGGGCTTTTAAGTCCCTTTCCTATGAAAAGGTCAGCTTCAAGGACTAACATAGAATGA